Proteins from a genomic interval of Crassostrea angulata isolate pt1a10 chromosome 7, ASM2561291v2, whole genome shotgun sequence:
- the LOC128157218 gene encoding uncharacterized protein LOC128157218 gives MFVCRTLCYPNYFWDNGECKACPSGYFGTNCSKRCPYPYYGKLCKKVCLCNATDCDHVFGCQRNNSEIETATGITKSDVSSTKEKSEYSTTQTELYEKQEKPKHSTPQTKLYDYQGNVKNDNLRIPVIIVGCILIFLIVVYGLKWILKPIRKTGTFELPREDYDPTTEYLEINEIFEQESVSNTISATVTARS, from the exons ATGTTTGTTTGCAGGACTCTATGCTACCCAAACTATTTCTGGGATAATGGAGAATGTAAAG CATGCCCATCCGGATATTTTGGAACGAACTGTTCTAAACGATGCCCCTATCCTTACTATGGTAAATTGTGCAAGAAAGTGTGTCTTTGTAATGCTACAGATTGTGATCATGTCTTTGGATGTCAAAGAAATAATTCAGAGATTGAGACAGCAACAG GGATCACCAAATCAGATGTATCATCAACGAAAGAAAAATCCGAATATTCAACAACTCAAACGGAATTATATGAAAAGCAAGAAAAACCCAAACACTCAACACCTCAAACGAAATTATATGATTACCAAGGTAACGTGAAAAACGATAATTTAAGAATACCGGTTATAATTGTGGGTTGCATCCTCATTTTCCTAATAGTTGTGTATGGattaaaatggattttaaaGCCAATAAGAAAAACAGGAACATTTGAATTACCTAGAGAAGATTATGACCCAACAACCGAATATCTAGagattaatgaaatatttgaacaagAGTCCGTGTCCAACACAATCAGTGCAACCGTCACAGCAAGGTCTTGA
- the LOC128192114 gene encoding uncharacterized protein LOC128192114, which produces MSFLLINCLLLVIKMCNGKADNCSSENNQFPCCANFYWDEGECKECLPGYFGMNCQSRCFYPTFGKLCMNTCGCNISDCDHVSGCQGNGTEIQITAVNTRSWVSLSVNPNFPWSYSSAATPDYSTEKEELYNDRGLKTRNLKMPIIIVGCVVLLLILVNGIKWISKPVKKAHIITNTMEDNDLPSIYTEIDERSEQEYESNTMRTNVTSTSFTSLNGIETRRPQLPARNTQLNFC; this is translated from the exons atgagtTTCCTTTTGATCAACTGTCTTTTGCtggttataaaaatgtgcaatgGTAAAGCTGATAATTGTTCCAGTGAAAACAACCA GTTTCCGTGTTGTGCGAACTTTTATTGGGACGAAGGAGAAtgcaaag aATGTCTACCGGGATATTTTGGAATGAATTGTCAGTCACGCTGTTTTTACCCTACCTTTGGCAAACTTTGTATGAATACCTGTGGCTGCAATATCTCGGACTGTGACCACGTCAGTGGATGTCAAGGAAATGGTACAGAGATTCAGATAACAGCAG TGAACACGAGGTCATGGGTATCTTTGTCCGTCAACCCGAATTTCCCatggagctacagttctgcagctacacCAGACTACTCAACAGAAAAAGAGGAACTATACAATGACCGAGGTTTGAAAaccagaaatttaaaaatgccAATTATAATTGTTGGTTGCGTCGTTTTACTCTTAATACTCGTAAATGGAATAAAATGGATCTCTAAGCCAGTTAAAAAAGCTCATATTATTACAAATACAATGGAAGATAATGACCTTCCATCCATATATACGGAAATTGATGAAAGATCTGAACAAGAGTATGAGTCCAACACAATGCGCACAAATGTCACATCAACATCTTTCACGTCTTTGAATGGAATAGAAACCAGACGACCGCAACTTCCGGCCAGGAATACCCAATTAAACTTCTGTTAA